A stretch of DNA from Phoenix dactylifera cultivar Barhee BC4 unplaced genomic scaffold, palm_55x_up_171113_PBpolish2nd_filt_p 000397F, whole genome shotgun sequence:
GTGCTCATGATATTGAACATTTCGTCCCCccctctcacacacacaccaaCCACATGGCGCCATGTGCATGACGGTGCACCACACCGATCACATGCATGCATTCCCATGGGCTCCATCCATTGTCTGCTCATCTCGATGATTGGACCACAGGAATGCAGGCATGTGATTGGAGTGGTAATTTCATGAATGTAGATGTTCAACCAACAtgccaaaatcatttttttcagGCATTATACTTTTAGGAatcattttttagaaaaaaaatatttcgattttttttttttttgaaaaccaaacGAGGCCTAAATAGATTGTGTTATTGGAAAGCAAAACTATATATCATGGAACGTTGACCACCATCAAAGGATGAACCATCAAGCCTATGCCCATGAACTGTCTTAGTTGAATCCATGTTTTGAGGATGGTTATTTATGGCCGTACAGGATTCTAGGTACCGTACGCAGAGGATGCGTGCTCATCGTGAGAACCTTAAGACTGACAGATTGAAGCACCACGCGGATTCTTCACACTGATCTTCCTGTCTCCTTTTGCCCCCACTTTCTCCAACCAAGATGCCAGCTAGCTCAGCTAAGCCTGGTTGGCAACCCTCCCAGGAGTACAAATCAGTCAAACAACTAGGTTTGAAATCTCTACTATTGAAATCTAGGATTCGGACCGTGTTTAAACAATTGAATCAATTGATTTCTCTTCCAATAGTGGTGTACTTAAAAAGCCATTTAGAGACATAGATGGAGCACATTCTACCAAAAGACAGCACACAAATTAGGGTTCCAAGACGGTACAAGAAAGCTGTTTTCTATAAGAGCATTATATGACTTTCAGATGGGACCGACCCCTCAAAATATCAGTGGGGTTATATTAAATCCGGTAAGAGTCGGGCACTGCCACCCATCCGTTCCGGATAAGATTTACTTCCAAGCGAGGAATGGCACCAAAAGCCACATAAAGTGGCACCAAAAGCAAGAGCTTTTGGGCAAGCCATGGAGACTCTGCTTCACCAAGTGGCACTGCCATCGCCTCCCCACATCACAAGAGCTTCTTCATGGATGAATAGAAGCCCAGTTCCCATCCGTCCCACAAGTCCTGTCCATACGCTACTCTcaaagaaaagagctaaagagtCGCAAGCCCAAGGCAGAGGATTCGGAATAACAGTCTCAGATAAGAACAGAAGGCTAGAAAAAGCTGATATCAACAACAACGCTCCGAATGATGGAGATGACGAGATACCCCCAGATGTGTTCGATAGAATGATACGTCGTATGCTGTTCTCTGTCGGGACCCCAATGGCATTGGGCATTGGCCTGTTGTACGTGCTAAGTTTGCTCAAGAAAGGCAACCTATGGGAGGTGCCTGGATGGCTGCCGTTCCTCACCATCCTACTCTCTTTCGGGACGTCGGCGATGGGCATTGCTTATGCTACTCTGACCACCAGCTGGGATCACAACAAGGAGGGTTCCCTTCTAGGATGGGAGGAAGCCAAGAAGAACTGGCCTGAGCTgtggaaagaagaagatgacaagagatagatttttgatgtaaaatattgTGATTCCAAGTTTATGCTTGTAGTGCTGAAGGTTCTCTTCTATGCTTGCTCCTTTACAGAGCTTGTAGGCTCAACTGAAATGGACTAGGAGTTAAAGAAGAAACCTAAAATATGAATGCTACTACTCCCCGGAAGTTTTTATGATCCCAGCTGGCAAGAGAAAACATAACCATCTTAGCTATCAGCCTCTTCAGCATATACGAAATCTTTGGGGTCGATCAGTATCATGATGAACCATATTCTTATTTAGGACCAGCTGTCACTCACTCAATATTGAACACCAAGAAATTAACCGGGGTTTAGTCCATCCATTTAggaccctcctcctcctgaGGTTCTAGTCTTGCGATAGGCTTCCTATACTTGAAGATGAAGTGATTAGAAAAGCTAGCAGATGTCAAACAAGATACAGGAGGGCTCAAGATGAAGCGTTCCATGGAAGGACAAATTGTCCAAACCTAGTAAACTAGTTGTTGCGATGCGTACATATCGAAGTCTCGGTTAGCCCGATGGCACGTCAAATGCCCACAACCTAGCTGCTTCACCTTTTGGACAAAGGCAGTGGAAGACTGGAAGGTTGGCTTTTTCTTAAAACAAAATCCATTATAATAAGCTGTAATTGTAAATCCTGTGTAAAGGCCACCCTAGGTCCAATCTTTACATGTGGATGAACTTGGTGCTGTTCATAGCATTTGTACCATAATATATAAATCCTGCAAATCCTCTATAAACCGAGTGATGATAGAAGACAATGCGCTATCAACAAAGCATCAAGAGGAGCCATGGGAATTGATGAACCTTTGTTATGCCATCAAGCAGCAAGAAACATTTTCCAGCAAAAAATCAATAGGAAATGATTGGCAATGatctaaaatataaaatacGCAGGCTAAGATTGCAATACGGTAGTCCAATTAGAAT
This window harbors:
- the LOC103718492 gene encoding uncharacterized protein PAM68-like encodes the protein METLLHQVALPSPPHITRASSWMNRSPVPIRPTSPVHTLLSKKRAKESQAQGRGFGITVSDKNRRLEKADINNNAPNDGDDEIPPDVFDRMIRRMLFSVGTPMALGIGLLYVLSLLKKGNLWEVPGWLPFLTILLSFGTSAMGIAYATLTTSWDHNKEGSLLGWEEAKKNWPELWKEEDDKR